One Nocardioides luti DNA window includes the following coding sequences:
- a CDS encoding single-stranded DNA-binding protein, producing MAGETVITVVGNLVDDPELRFTPSGAAVANFRIASTPRTFDKNTNEWVDGEGLFLSCAIWRQAAENVAESLQKGMRVVVQGRLKQRSYETREGEKRTVYELDVEEVGPSLKYATAKVTRTTRQGGGGGYSGGGNQGGGAPQQRSGGDDPWATPAPSSAGQGRGGSGGSAPQGGQDPWGAPGAGSDEPPF from the coding sequence ATGGCAGGCGAGACCGTCATCACGGTGGTCGGCAACCTCGTCGACGACCCGGAGCTGCGCTTCACCCCCTCGGGTGCGGCCGTGGCGAACTTCCGGATCGCGTCGACGCCGCGCACCTTCGACAAGAACACCAACGAGTGGGTCGACGGTGAGGGCCTGTTCCTCTCCTGCGCGATCTGGCGCCAGGCTGCCGAGAACGTCGCGGAGTCCCTCCAGAAGGGCATGCGCGTCGTCGTGCAGGGCCGCCTCAAGCAGCGCAGCTACGAGACCCGTGAGGGCGAGAAGCGCACGGTCTACGAGCTCGATGTCGAAGAGGTCGGTCCCAGCCTGAAGTACGCCACCGCGAAGGTCACCCGCACCACCCGTCAGGGCGGCGGCGGGGGCTACTCCGGCGGCGGCAACCAGGGTGGCGGCGCACCGCAGCAGCGCTCCGGTGGCGACGACCCGTGGGCCACGCCCGCGCCGTCGTCCGCCGGTCAGGGTCGCGGCGGCTCCGGGGGCAGTGCTCCCCAGGGCGGCCAGGACCCGTGGGGCGCCCCGGGTGCGGGCTCTGATGAACCGCCTTTCTGA
- a CDS encoding MATE family efflux transporter, whose translation MAHPHDREILRLAVPAFLALVAEPLFLLADAAIVGHLGTAPLAGLGIAAAVLQTAIGLCVFLAYGTTASVARRVGAGDLRGALAQGVDGLWLALGIGTVTTVAGVLLTEPLVHVFGAGPEVTGPAATYLRIAFLGTVPLLLMLAATGVLRGLQDTRTPLVVAVGGNVLNVLLNLLLVYGLGPVDGLGLAGSAWGSVLAQVASAGALLVVVVRGARRQGASLRPDLPGIRAAAHAAVALVVRTLTLRAALLVTTYAVTLGAADALDQQVDLATHQLAMTTWAFLAFVLDAIAIAAQAITGRYLGAGDVAGTRAVTRRMVTWGLWSGVVTGLLLAAVSPVLGALFTEDAAVRDLLLPVLLVAALFQPVAGVVFVLDGVLIGAGDGAYLARGGLVTLVVYAPVVLVLAGAEVGLPVLWVSFAGLFMLARLVVLVHRARGDRWLVTGIGAAAAPAATAP comes from the coding sequence ATGGCGCACCCCCACGACCGCGAGATCCTCCGGCTCGCGGTGCCGGCCTTCCTGGCCCTGGTCGCCGAGCCGCTCTTCCTGCTCGCGGACGCCGCCATCGTCGGACACCTGGGCACCGCCCCGCTCGCCGGCCTCGGCATCGCCGCCGCCGTCCTGCAGACCGCGATCGGGCTGTGCGTCTTCCTGGCCTACGGCACCACCGCCAGCGTGGCCCGACGGGTGGGGGCCGGCGACCTGCGCGGCGCCCTGGCCCAGGGCGTCGACGGGCTCTGGCTGGCGCTCGGCATCGGCACCGTCACCACCGTCGCGGGCGTGCTGCTCACCGAGCCGCTCGTGCACGTGTTCGGCGCCGGCCCCGAGGTGACCGGCCCCGCGGCGACGTACCTCCGCATCGCGTTCCTCGGCACGGTCCCGCTGCTGCTCATGCTGGCCGCGACGGGCGTGCTGCGCGGCCTGCAGGACACCCGGACCCCGCTCGTCGTGGCGGTGGGCGGGAACGTCCTCAACGTGCTGCTCAACCTGCTGCTCGTCTACGGCCTCGGCCCGGTCGACGGGCTGGGGCTGGCCGGCTCCGCCTGGGGCTCGGTCCTGGCGCAGGTCGCCAGCGCCGGCGCCCTGCTCGTGGTCGTGGTCCGCGGCGCCCGCCGGCAGGGCGCGTCCCTGCGCCCCGACCTGCCCGGCATCCGCGCCGCCGCCCACGCCGCCGTCGCGCTGGTGGTCCGGACGCTCACCCTGCGCGCGGCGCTGCTCGTCACGACGTACGCCGTCACGCTGGGCGCCGCCGACGCCCTCGACCAGCAGGTCGACCTCGCGACCCACCAGCTGGCCATGACGACCTGGGCGTTCCTCGCGTTCGTCCTGGACGCCATCGCGATCGCCGCCCAGGCGATCACCGGCCGGTACCTCGGCGCCGGGGACGTGGCGGGCACCCGGGCCGTCACCCGACGGATGGTCACCTGGGGGCTGTGGAGCGGCGTGGTGACCGGGCTGCTGCTGGCCGCGGTCAGCCCGGTGCTCGGTGCGCTCTTCACCGAGGACGCCGCGGTGCGCGACCTGCTGCTGCCGGTCCTGCTCGTCGCCGCGCTCTTCCAGCCGGTGGCCGGCGTGGTGTTCGTCCTCGACGGGGTGCTCATCGGGGCGGGCGACGGCGCCTACCTCGCCCGGGGCGGTCTGGTCACGCTGGTCGTCTACGCCCCGGTCGTCCTGGTGCTGGCCGGTGCCGAGGTCGGGCTGCCGGTCCTGTGGGTGTCCTTCGCCGGGCTCTTCATGCTGGCGCGCCTCGTGGTGCTCGTGCACCGGGCCCGTGGCGACCGCTGGCTGGTGACGGGGATCGGCGCGGCCGCCGCACCCGCCGCCACCGCCCCGTAG
- the rpsR gene encoding 30S ribosomal protein S18 has translation MAKAVIRKPKKKVCQFCKEKATGVDYKDTTLLRKFISDRGKIRARRVTGNCVQHQRDVAIAVKNAREVALLPYTSTGR, from the coding sequence ATGGCCAAGGCAGTGATTCGCAAGCCCAAGAAGAAGGTTTGCCAGTTCTGCAAGGAGAAGGCGACCGGTGTCGACTACAAGGACACCACCCTGCTCCGCAAGTTCATCTCGGACCGCGGCAAGATCCGCGCCCGTCGGGTGACCGGCAACTGCGTCCAGCACCAGCGGGACGTCGCCATCGCGGTCAAGAACGCCCGCGAGGTCGCTCTGCTGCCCTACACGTCCACCGGTCGCTGA
- the rplI gene encoding 50S ribosomal protein L9, translating to MKLILTQEVTGLGAPGDVVEVKDGYGRNYLVPRGVAIRWSRGAEKTVESIKNARASRAVRDHDHADEIKTKLESAPVNVKVRSGEGGRLFGAVTVAEIAGALADASGEQVDKRTIVVKNPIKSLGSHVVSVKLHDEVSATVALNVVPA from the coding sequence ATGAAGCTCATCCTGACCCAGGAAGTCACCGGCCTCGGTGCCCCCGGCGACGTCGTCGAGGTGAAGGACGGCTACGGCCGCAACTACCTCGTCCCGCGTGGCGTGGCCATCCGTTGGTCGCGCGGCGCCGAGAAGACCGTCGAGTCGATCAAGAACGCGCGCGCCTCGCGTGCCGTCCGCGACCACGACCACGCTGACGAGATCAAGACCAAGCTCGAGTCCGCGCCGGTCAACGTCAAGGTCCGCTCCGGCGAGGGCGGTCGCCTCTTCGGCGCCGTCACCGTCGCCGAGATCGCCGGCGCTCTCGCCGACGCCTCGGGCGAGCAGGTCGACAAGCGCACGATCGTCGTCAAGAACCCGATCAAGTCGCTCGGCTCGCACGTGGTCTCGGTCAAGCTGCACGACGAGGTGTCCGCCACGGTGGCCCTCAACGTCGTTCCCGCCTGA
- the dnaB gene encoding replicative DNA helicase — MDDWGDGPASYAPGERPSSPGDRTPPQDMAAEQSVLGSMLLSKDAIADVSEVLRGADFYRPAHETIHDAIIDLYGRSEPVDMVTVAAELQRRGELQRIGGAPYLHTLSANVPIAANAGYYAEIVREKSILRRLVDAGTKIVQIGYAGEGQVDDVVDQAQAEVYKIADRRSGEDYSPLSDIMDGVLDEIEAIGNREAGLYGVPTGFADLDDLTNGLHSGQMIIVAARPAMGKSTLALDLCRAASIHNNLTSCFFSLEMTRSEITMRLLSAEAKVPLNHIRNGNMSDDDWAKLARKMGEISSAPMFIDDSPNMTMMEIRAKARRLKQRHDLKLIVIDYMQLMSSGKKVESRQLEVSEFSRNIKLLAKELELPIIALSQLNRGPEQRGDKRPMMSDLRESGSLEQDADMVILLHRDDVYEKESTRPGEADLIVAKHRNGPTRDITVAFQGHYSRFVDMAH; from the coding sequence ATGGACGACTGGGGCGACGGCCCCGCGTCGTACGCCCCCGGCGAGCGCCCCAGCTCACCGGGCGACCGCACGCCGCCGCAGGACATGGCGGCCGAGCAGTCGGTGCTCGGCTCGATGCTGCTGTCCAAGGACGCCATCGCCGACGTCTCCGAGGTGCTGCGCGGCGCCGACTTCTACCGCCCCGCGCACGAGACCATCCACGACGCGATCATCGACCTCTACGGCCGCAGCGAGCCGGTCGACATGGTCACCGTGGCGGCCGAGCTCCAGCGTCGCGGCGAGCTCCAGCGGATCGGCGGGGCGCCGTACCTCCACACGCTCTCGGCCAACGTCCCGATCGCGGCCAACGCCGGCTACTACGCCGAGATCGTGCGCGAGAAGTCCATCCTGCGCCGCCTGGTCGACGCGGGCACCAAGATCGTCCAGATCGGCTACGCGGGCGAGGGCCAGGTCGACGACGTGGTCGACCAGGCGCAGGCCGAGGTCTACAAGATCGCCGACCGTCGCTCGGGCGAGGACTACTCCCCGCTCAGCGACATCATGGACGGCGTCCTCGACGAGATCGAGGCGATCGGCAACCGCGAGGCAGGGCTGTACGGCGTCCCCACCGGCTTCGCCGACCTCGACGACCTGACCAACGGTCTGCACTCCGGTCAGATGATCATCGTCGCGGCACGTCCGGCCATGGGGAAGTCCACCCTGGCGCTCGACCTGTGCCGGGCGGCGTCGATCCACAACAACCTGACCAGCTGCTTCTTCAGCCTCGAGATGACGCGCTCCGAGATCACGATGCGCCTGCTGTCGGCCGAGGCCAAGGTGCCGCTGAACCACATCCGCAACGGCAACATGAGCGACGACGACTGGGCGAAGCTGGCCCGCAAGATGGGCGAGATCTCCTCGGCCCCGATGTTCATCGACGACTCGCCCAACATGACGATGATGGAGATCCGGGCCAAGGCTCGCCGTCTCAAGCAGCGCCACGACCTCAAGCTCATCGTGATCGACTACATGCAGCTGATGAGCTCGGGCAAGAAGGTCGAGTCCCGCCAGCTCGAGGTCTCGGAGTTCTCCCGGAACATCAAGCTCCTCGCCAAGGAGCTCGAGCTCCCGATCATCGCGCTCTCCCAGCTCAACCGTGGTCCCGAGCAGCGCGGCGACAAGCGCCCGATGATGAGCGACCTGCGTGAGTCCGGCTCGCTCGAGCAGGACGCCGACATGGTGATCCTCCTGCACCGCGACGACGTCTACGAGAAGGAGTCGACCCGCCCCGGCGAAGCCGACCTGATCGTGGCCAAGCACCGCAACGGCCCCACCCGCGACATCACCGTCGCCTTCCAGGGCCACTACTCGCGCTTCGTCGACATGGCGCACTGA
- a CDS encoding transporter substrate-binding domain-containing protein produces MATPDVVADLAPTGTLRASINLGNPVLAQGTPEQPTGITVDLARELARRLDVPLELLCFDAARKSFAAMAEGRADLCFLAIDPAREEEVAFSPAYVVIEGVYAVPRDSPLRTVADVDRPGHRIGVKQGSAYDLSLTRTLAHAEVVRGAEGLDVFREEGLEVGAGIREPVTAAVAGDAGLRLIDEAFMQIRQAVGVRRDRRPASVDFLAAVVTELLASGFVTDALRRAGQSEDLAAPQP; encoded by the coding sequence ATGGCCACCCCCGACGTCGTCGCCGACCTGGCGCCCACCGGCACGCTGCGCGCGTCGATCAACCTCGGCAACCCGGTCCTCGCCCAGGGCACGCCCGAGCAGCCCACCGGCATCACGGTCGACCTCGCCCGCGAGCTCGCCCGCCGGCTCGACGTGCCGCTCGAGCTGCTCTGCTTCGACGCGGCCCGGAAGTCCTTCGCGGCGATGGCCGAGGGCCGCGCGGACCTGTGCTTCCTCGCGATCGACCCCGCTCGCGAGGAGGAGGTCGCGTTCAGCCCGGCCTACGTCGTCATCGAGGGCGTGTACGCCGTCCCGCGCGACAGCCCGCTGCGCACCGTCGCCGACGTCGACCGCCCGGGTCACCGCATCGGCGTGAAGCAGGGCTCGGCGTACGACCTCTCCCTGACCCGGACCCTCGCCCACGCCGAGGTGGTGCGCGGCGCCGAGGGCCTCGACGTGTTCCGCGAGGAGGGCCTCGAGGTCGGGGCCGGGATCCGCGAGCCGGTGACCGCGGCGGTGGCGGGCGACGCCGGGCTGCGGCTGATCGACGAGGCCTTCATGCAGATCCGCCAGGCGGTGGGCGTCCGCCGCGACCGCCGGCCCGCGAGCGTGGACTTCCTGGCCGCCGTCGTCACCGAGCTGCTCGCGAGCGGCTTCGTCACCGACGCGCTGCGCCGTGCCGGACAGTCCGAGGACCTCGCCGCGCCGCAACCGTAA
- a CDS encoding CARDB domain-containing protein, whose product MLGVNLAHPRRLLVGGLSAVLVIAGGATYLGAVDSADAATPPSGTIAASGKHAVSWTGGPFVAPNATGTGLDAPDCSAPESCDDFQLKVKTPGGYGKNHQLTVSVAWENTAADFDVYLLDKDGNSVATAATSADPELIITAPKAGTYTVRVVPFTPVGESYTATAKLTKTPANPDPGTATPPTFKNYKPGKDVSPDVNNAGEPSIGNNFKTGATLYQAYLSTFRFGVKNGKGVWKDVSANAQTGCPQGSTQSLDPILFTDHQTGRTFESQLTGQDSLTCYTDDDGASWLPSQGGGLNSGVDHQSIGGGPYADGGSSLPTTDYPNTVYYCSQDIAAAFCASSMDGGTTFGAGIPTYNLTQCGGLHGHVKVAPDGTAYLPNKSCGANAAVSVSRDNGQTWNVYGVPSSTPGDSDPSVGIGKKGRVFLGYVGADGKPGVATSTNHGENWKYGQKLGQDLGVKTAVFPTMVAGDDDRAALAYLGTTTGGDYQNADTFKGVWHLYVSTTYDGGRTWVTRDATPKDPVQRGSLCTGGTTCGNDRNLLDFIDVTTDKHGRVLVGYADGCIDACVNDPKKNNNDAYATIARQSGGRTLFAKYDRKHVSGHRNVKLTRLQVVKRNGDLVARITIKNTGSKPIRKVGARVKDNGHVEGQTHRFNLPVGASRTGTVRWHPGPAHRHLVSARADTANRIRETNERDNKRHVSVYLP is encoded by the coding sequence ATGCTCGGCGTCAACCTCGCCCACCCGCGCCGCCTGCTCGTCGGCGGCCTCTCCGCAGTGCTCGTGATCGCCGGAGGTGCGACGTACCTCGGTGCTGTCGACAGCGCCGACGCGGCCACGCCCCCCTCCGGCACCATCGCCGCCAGCGGGAAGCACGCCGTCTCCTGGACCGGCGGCCCGTTCGTGGCGCCGAACGCCACCGGCACCGGCCTGGACGCGCCGGACTGCTCGGCGCCGGAGTCCTGCGACGACTTCCAGCTCAAGGTGAAGACGCCCGGCGGCTACGGCAAGAACCACCAGCTCACCGTCAGCGTGGCCTGGGAGAACACCGCGGCGGACTTCGACGTCTACCTGCTCGACAAGGACGGCAACTCGGTCGCGACCGCCGCCACCAGCGCCGACCCCGAGCTGATCATCACCGCCCCGAAGGCGGGCACCTACACGGTCCGCGTCGTGCCGTTCACCCCCGTGGGCGAGAGCTACACCGCCACCGCGAAGCTCACGAAGACGCCGGCCAACCCCGACCCGGGCACCGCGACGCCGCCGACGTTCAAGAACTACAAGCCGGGCAAGGACGTCAGCCCCGACGTGAACAACGCCGGCGAGCCGTCGATCGGCAACAACTTCAAGACCGGCGCCACGCTCTACCAGGCCTACCTGTCGACCTTCCGCTTCGGCGTCAAGAACGGCAAGGGCGTCTGGAAGGACGTCTCGGCCAACGCGCAGACCGGCTGCCCGCAGGGCAGCACCCAGAGCCTCGACCCGATCCTGTTCACCGACCACCAGACCGGGCGGACCTTCGAGTCGCAGCTCACCGGCCAGGACTCGCTGACCTGCTACACCGACGACGACGGTGCGTCCTGGCTCCCGAGCCAGGGCGGCGGCCTCAACAGCGGCGTCGACCACCAGAGCATCGGCGGCGGACCGTACGCCGACGGCGGCAGCAGCCTGCCGACCACGGACTACCCGAACACCGTCTACTACTGCAGCCAGGACATCGCGGCGGCGTTCTGCGCCTCGTCGATGGACGGCGGCACGACCTTCGGCGCCGGCATCCCGACGTACAACCTCACCCAGTGCGGCGGGCTGCACGGTCACGTGAAGGTCGCCCCGGACGGCACGGCCTACCTCCCCAACAAGAGCTGTGGCGCCAATGCGGCCGTCTCGGTCTCGCGCGACAACGGCCAGACGTGGAACGTCTACGGCGTCCCGTCGAGCACGCCCGGCGACTCCGACCCCTCGGTCGGGATCGGCAAGAAGGGCCGGGTCTTCCTCGGCTACGTCGGCGCGGACGGCAAGCCCGGTGTCGCGACCAGCACCAACCACGGCGAGAACTGGAAGTACGGCCAGAAGCTCGGCCAGGACCTCGGCGTCAAGACCGCCGTCTTCCCGACGATGGTGGCCGGTGACGACGACCGCGCGGCGCTCGCCTACCTCGGCACGACGACCGGTGGCGACTACCAGAACGCCGACACCTTCAAGGGCGTGTGGCACCTCTACGTCTCCACGACGTACGACGGCGGCCGCACGTGGGTGACCCGCGACGCGACCCCGAAGGACCCGGTCCAGCGCGGCTCGCTCTGCACCGGCGGCACCACCTGCGGCAACGACCGCAACCTGCTCGACTTCATCGACGTCACGACCGACAAGCACGGCCGCGTGCTCGTCGGGTACGCCGACGGGTGCATCGACGCCTGCGTGAACGACCCGAAGAAGAACAACAACGACGCCTACGCCACCATCGCGCGGCAGAGCGGCGGCCGGACGCTGTTCGCGAAGTACGACCGCAAGCACGTCTCCGGTCACCGCAACGTCAAGCTCACCCGTCTGCAGGTCGTGAAGCGCAACGGCGACCTGGTCGCCCGGATCACGATCAAGAACACCGGCTCGAAGCCGATCCGCAAGGTGGGCGCGCGGGTCAAGGACAACGGCCACGTGGAGGGCCAGACCCACCGCTTCAACCTGCCCGTCGGCGCCTCCCGGACCGGCACGGTCCGCTGGCACCCCGGCCCGGCGCACCGGCACCTGGTGTCGGCCCGCGCGGACACCGCGAACCGGATCCGCGAGACCAACGAGCGGGACAACAAGCGCCACGTCTCGGTGTACCTCCCGTGA
- a CDS encoding serine/threonine-protein kinase: protein MTETPHSLPTGPTGPAAGPTPPLAGRYVLVDQIGLGGMGTVWRAWDLRTQQFVAAKVLGQHDGGMLLRFVREQSVRIQHPHVVAPSGWAAEDNLVVFTMDLVRGGSVQTLLGDHGPLPESYVSVLLDQTLQALEAIHGAGVVHRDIKPANLLLEATGTGRPVVRVGDFGVAALVDDVRLTRFPGAIGTDGYMAPEQVRGAAPDPRQDLYALGIVAVQLLTGQAPRQQAAHDPAPAGRLKPLLDAMTSHDVDVRPPSAAAALGYLRQLGVPPGSPWQSDPEPPEVFDQLGDVPVPSTPTHATGPASGAPVGSGTPSGPGGYADPQGPPSGPATPPAPAAGPALRPGSAEPATGAAPGTAPAATGSTGSTGNGATLVAIACFVVALVLAGIALLLVLR, encoded by the coding sequence ATGACCGAGACCCCGCACTCCCTCCCGACCGGGCCGACCGGTCCCGCCGCCGGCCCGACCCCGCCGCTCGCCGGCCGCTACGTGCTGGTCGACCAGATCGGGCTCGGCGGCATGGGCACGGTGTGGCGGGCGTGGGACCTGCGCACCCAGCAGTTCGTCGCGGCCAAGGTGCTCGGCCAGCACGACGGCGGCATGCTGCTCCGCTTCGTGCGCGAGCAGTCCGTGCGCATCCAGCACCCGCACGTCGTCGCGCCCAGCGGCTGGGCCGCCGAGGACAACCTCGTCGTCTTCACCATGGACCTCGTCCGGGGCGGCTCGGTCCAGACCCTGCTCGGCGACCACGGCCCGCTGCCCGAGAGCTACGTCTCGGTGCTGCTCGACCAGACGCTGCAGGCCCTCGAGGCCATCCACGGCGCCGGCGTGGTGCACCGCGACATCAAGCCCGCCAACCTCCTGCTCGAGGCGACCGGCACCGGCCGCCCGGTCGTCCGGGTCGGCGACTTCGGCGTCGCCGCGCTCGTCGACGACGTGCGGCTCACCCGCTTCCCCGGCGCCATCGGCACCGACGGCTACATGGCGCCCGAGCAGGTGCGCGGCGCGGCCCCCGACCCGCGCCAGGACCTCTACGCGCTCGGGATCGTCGCGGTCCAGCTGCTCACCGGCCAGGCCCCGCGCCAGCAGGCGGCCCACGACCCGGCGCCGGCCGGCCGCCTCAAGCCGCTGCTCGACGCGATGACCAGCCACGACGTCGACGTGCGTCCGCCCTCGGCCGCCGCCGCGCTCGGCTACCTCCGCCAGCTCGGCGTGCCGCCCGGCTCGCCGTGGCAGTCCGACCCCGAGCCGCCCGAGGTCTTCGACCAGCTCGGCGACGTCCCGGTCCCCAGCACGCCGACCCACGCCACCGGCCCGGCCTCCGGCGCCCCGGTCGGCTCGGGGACGCCCTCCGGGCCCGGGGGGTACGCCGACCCGCAGGGTCCCCCGTCGGGGCCGGCCACCCCGCCCGCACCCGCGGCGGGTCCGGCGCTCCGGCCCGGCAGCGCGGAGCCCGCCACCGGCGCCGCGCCCGGCACGGCTCCCGCCGCGACCGGCTCGACCGGCTCGACCGGCAATGGCGCCACCCTGGTCGCGATCGCCTGCTTCGTCGTCGCGCTCGTGCTCGCGGGCATCGCCCTGCTGCTCGTCCTGCGCTGA
- the rpsF gene encoding 30S ribosomal protein S6, protein MRAYEVMVILEPSLEERTIEPSLDKYLNVIRKDGGTVESVEVWGCRRLAYEVKKNAEGIYAVISLNAEPATVKEFDRQLSLNESILRTKVMRPDAH, encoded by the coding sequence TTGCGTGCATATGAAGTCATGGTCATCCTCGAGCCCAGTCTTGAAGAGCGCACCATCGAGCCGTCGCTCGACAAGTACCTCAACGTCATCCGCAAGGATGGTGGCACCGTCGAGTCCGTCGAGGTCTGGGGCTGTCGTCGCCTCGCCTACGAGGTCAAGAAGAACGCCGAGGGCATCTACGCCGTCATCTCGCTGAACGCCGAGCCGGCCACGGTCAAGGAGTTCGACCGCCAGCTCAGCCTCAACGAGTCCATCCTCCGCACGAAGGTCATGCGTCCCGACGCTCACTGA